A stretch of Perognathus longimembris pacificus isolate PPM17 chromosome 1, ASM2315922v1, whole genome shotgun sequence DNA encodes these proteins:
- the LOC125357495 gene encoding cytochrome P450 2D17-like isoform X2: protein MELLMGSVAMAVAIFLLLVDLMHRRQRWAARYPPGPVPLPGLGTLLHVDFENLPYCFYKLQHRFGDVFSLQLAWKPVVVVNGLEAVREALVTCGEDTSDRPPMPIYEHLGFGPRSKGVILAPYAQAWREQRRFTLSTLRNFGLGKKSLEQWVTEEAGCLCAAIADQGRPFSPKGLLSKAVCNVIASLIYARRFEYEDASLDRMLEMVEKFVREDTGFLPEFLNAVPALLRIPGLPGKVFPGQKAFMALLDGLLTEHSMTRDPHEPPRDLTDAFLAEVEKAKGNPESSFNEDNLRVVVADLFSAGMVTTSTTLSWALLLMILHPDVQGRVQQEIDEVIGQGRQPELADQARMPFTSAVIHEVQRFADIIPTNLPHMTSRDVEVQGFLIPKGTTLITNLSSVLKDERVWEQPFRFHPEHFLDAQGRFVKPEAFMPFSAGRRACLGEPLARMELFLFFTCLLQRFSFSVPAGQPRPSIYRVFSLPLAPCPYQLCAVPR from the exons ATGGAGCTGCTGATGGGGTCTGTGGCCATGGCCGTGGCCATCTTCCTGCTCCTGGTGGACCTGATGCACAGGCGCCAACGCTGGGCTGCTCGCTACCCGCCAGGCCCTGTGCCACTGCCAGGGCTGGGCACCCTGCTGCACGTGGATTTCGAGAACCTTCCATACTGCTTCTACAAG CTACAGCATCGGTTCGGGGACGTGTTCAGCCTACAGTTGGCCTGGAAGCCAGTGGTTGTGGTGAATGGGCTGGAGGCCGTGCGTGAGGCACTGGTGACCTGTGGCGAGGACACCTCAGATCGCCCACCGATGCCCATCTATGAACACCTGGGCTTCGGACCAAGGTCCAAAG GGGTGATCCTGGCGCCCTATGCGCAGGCCTGGCGTGAACAGCGACGCTTCACCTTGTCCACCCTGCGGAACTTTGGCCTCGGCAAGAAATCGCTGGAGCAATGGGTGACCGAAGAGGCTGGCTGCCTGTGTGCAGCCATCGCTGACCAGG gcCGCCCCTTCAGCCCCAAGGGCCTCCTGAGCAAGGCTGTGTGTAACGTGATCGCCTCCCTCATCTATGCCCGCCGCTTCGAGTACGAAGACGCCAGTCTAGACAGAATGTTGGAGATGGTTGAAAAGTTTGTGAGGGAGGACACCGGCTTCCTCCCTGAG TTTCTGAACGCGGTCCCCGCGCTCCTGCGCATCCCAGGGTTGCCTGGCAAGGTCTTCCCTGGACAGAAGGCCTTCATGGCCCTGCTGGATGGGCTGCTCACAGAGCACAGCATGACCCGGGACCCCCATGAGCCGCCCCGAGACCTGACCGACGCCTTCCTGGCTGAGGTGGAGAAG GCCAAGGGGAACCCCGAGAGCAGCTTCAATGAGGACAACCTGCGCGTGGTGGTGGCTGACCTTTTCAGTGCGGGAATGGTGACCACATCCACCACGCTGTCCTGGGCCCTGCTGCTCATGATCTTGCACCCGGATGTGCAGG GCCGCGTGCAGCAGGAGATCGACGAGGTGATCGGGCAGGGGCGGCAGCCAGAGTTGGCGGACCAGGCCCGCATGCCCTTCACAAGCGCCGTGATCCACGAGGTGCAGCGCTTTGCCGACATTATCCCAACGAATTTGCCCCACATGACGTCCCGTGATGTGGAAGTGCAGGGCTTCCTCATCCCTAAG GGCACCACTCTGATCACCAACCTGTCCTCGGTGCTGAAGGACGAGCGCGTCTGGGAGCAGCCCTTCCGCTTCCACCCCGAGCACTTCCTGGACGCCCAGGGCCGCTTTGTGAAGCCCGAGGCCTTCATGCCCTTCTCAGCAG GCCGCCGCGCATGCCTGGGGGAGCCGCTGGCGCGCATggagctcttcctcttcttcacctGCCTCCTGCAGCGCTTCAGCTTCTCGGTGCCCGCCGGCCAGCCCCGGCCCAGCATCTACAGGGTCTTCTCCTTGCCCCTTGCCCCATGCCCATACCAGCTCTGTGCTGTGCCACGCTAG
- the LOC125357495 gene encoding cytochrome P450 2D17-like isoform X1, which translates to MADIRRHCSFSSFLREHPSLVQCPGYSKNMLPGPEWLEQCAQRSSMTLLREKALWAIAVAIFLLLVDLMHQRQRWAARYPPGPVPLPWLGNLLHVDFQNLPYCFYKLQHRFGDVFSLQLAWKPVVVVNGLEAVREALVTCGEDTSDRPPMPIYEHLGFGPRSKGVILAPYAQAWREQRRFTLSTLRNFGLGKKSLEQWVTEEAGCLCAAIADQGRPFSPKGLLSKAVCNVIASLIYARRFEYEDASLDRMLEMVEKFVREDTGFLPEFLNAVPALLRIPGLPGKVFPGQKAFMALLDGLLTEHSMTRDPHEPPRDLTDAFLAEVEKAKGNPESSFNEDNLRVVVADLFSAGMVTTSTTLSWALLLMILHPDVQGRVQQEIDEVIGQGRQPELADQARMPFTSAVIHEVQRFADIIPTNLPHMTSRDVEVQGFLIPKGTTLITNLSSVLKDERVWEQPFRFHPEHFLDAQGRFVKPEAFMPFSAGRRACLGEPLARMELFLFFTCLLQRFSFSVPAGQPRPSIYRVFSLPLAPCPYQLCAVPR; encoded by the exons ATGGCTGACATCAGAAGACACTGCAGCTTCAGCTCCTTTCTGAGGGAACATCCCAGTCTGGTCCAATGTCCAGGATATAGTAAAAACATGCTACCTGGTCCCGAGTGGCTGGAGCAGTGTGCCCAGAGGAGTTCCATGACACTGCTGAGAGAGAAAGCACTGTGGGCCATCGCCGTGGCCATCTTCCTGCTCCTGGTGGACCTGATGCACCAGCGCCAACGCTGGGCTGCTCGCTACCCGCCAGGCCCTGTGCCACTGCCATGGCTGGGCAACCTGCTGCACGTGGATTTCCAGAACCTTCCGTACTGCTTCTACAAG CTACAGCATCGGTTCGGGGACGTGTTCAGCCTACAGTTGGCCTGGAAGCCAGTGGTTGTGGTGAATGGGCTGGAGGCCGTGCGTGAGGCACTGGTGACCTGTGGCGAGGACACCTCAGATCGCCCACCGATGCCCATCTATGAACACCTGGGCTTCGGACCAAGGTCCAAAG GGGTGATCCTGGCGCCCTATGCGCAGGCCTGGCGTGAACAGCGACGCTTCACCTTGTCCACCCTGCGGAACTTTGGCCTCGGCAAGAAATCGCTGGAGCAATGGGTGACCGAAGAGGCTGGCTGCCTGTGTGCAGCCATCGCTGACCAGG gcCGCCCCTTCAGCCCCAAGGGCCTCCTGAGCAAGGCTGTGTGTAACGTGATCGCCTCCCTCATCTATGCCCGCCGCTTCGAGTACGAAGACGCCAGTCTAGACAGAATGTTGGAGATGGTTGAAAAGTTTGTGAGGGAGGACACCGGCTTCCTCCCTGAG TTTCTGAACGCGGTCCCCGCGCTCCTGCGCATCCCAGGGTTGCCTGGCAAGGTCTTCCCTGGACAGAAGGCCTTCATGGCCCTGCTGGATGGGCTGCTCACAGAGCACAGCATGACCCGGGACCCCCATGAGCCGCCCCGAGACCTGACCGACGCCTTCCTGGCTGAGGTGGAGAAG GCCAAGGGGAACCCCGAGAGCAGCTTCAATGAGGACAACCTGCGCGTGGTGGTGGCTGACCTTTTCAGTGCGGGAATGGTGACCACATCCACCACGCTGTCCTGGGCCCTGCTGCTCATGATCTTGCACCCGGATGTGCAGG GCCGCGTGCAGCAGGAGATCGACGAGGTGATCGGGCAGGGGCGGCAGCCAGAGTTGGCGGACCAGGCCCGCATGCCCTTCACAAGCGCCGTGATCCACGAGGTGCAGCGCTTTGCCGACATTATCCCAACGAATTTGCCCCACATGACGTCCCGTGATGTGGAAGTGCAGGGCTTCCTCATCCCTAAG GGCACCACTCTGATCACCAACCTGTCCTCGGTGCTGAAGGACGAGCGCGTCTGGGAGCAGCCCTTCCGCTTCCACCCCGAGCACTTCCTGGACGCCCAGGGCCGCTTTGTGAAGCCCGAGGCCTTCATGCCCTTCTCAGCAG GCCGCCGCGCATGCCTGGGGGAGCCGCTGGCGCGCATggagctcttcctcttcttcacctGCCTCCTGCAGCGCTTCAGCTTCTCGGTGCCCGCCGGCCAGCCCCGGCCCAGCATCTACAGGGTCTTCTCCTTGCCCCTTGCCCCATGCCCATACCAGCTCTGTGCTGTGCCACGCTAG